The Montipora foliosa isolate CH-2021 chromosome 1, ASM3666993v2, whole genome shotgun sequence genome has a window encoding:
- the LOC137969494 gene encoding uncharacterized protein, with translation MAVSLPTFPAFQVHLDGNVGPRWKKWLARFENLTIGMGIEDEKRKRALLLHYSGLEVDEIFDTLEDTGEDKDYKKAVEKLTAHFNPQVNTTYEVYNFRKAQQNEGESFDSFHTRLRTLAKTCEFADADKEIKEQIILSCKSNALRRKALREDPDLTALLKAGRALELSETQAKEVESDKTTVNVVNDKRKSEKRSKKGKGCRRERHSGSRSGSHKESRKFDEATKCRNCGGTYPHKDSCPARSKKCTSCGKLNHFAKVCRTVPPDSVKRVTEEEGTDDDDYVYAIGEKKQPMCRLEIDGEYLEMMLDSGASVNLIDEVTYKRIYKGKAKTLEQAKRRIFSYGSPTPLPLLGTIQAEITAKSSNTSATLHVVKGSSGNLLGYDTAQRLGLLKMLTKSEPTRLVPSTS, from the coding sequence ATGGCGGTCTCGCTCCCGACTTTCCCGGCTTTCCAAGTCCATCTAGACGGCAACGTGGGCCCAAGGTGGAAGAAATGGCTGGCCAGATTCGAGAACCTAACAATAGGAATGGGAATCGAGGACGAAAAACGAAAACGTGCTCTTCTGCTACATTACAGCGGTCTCGAAGTCGACGAGATTTTCGACACGCTTGAAGATACCGGCGAAGACAAAGACTACAAAAAGGCCGTGGAAAAACTTACCGCTCATTTCAATCCCCAAGTCAACACAACTTACGAAGTCTACAACTTCAGAAAAGCTCAGCAAAACGAAGGCGAAAGTTTCGACAGTTTCCACACAAGACTCAGAACTCTCGCAAAGACCTGTGAATTTGCAGACGCCGATAAAGAAATCAAGGAGCAAATTATTCTAAGCTGCAAGTCAAACGCACTGAGGCGGAAAGCACTGCGTGAAGATCCTGATTTAACTGCTCTTTTAAAAGCTGGAAGAGCCCTCGAGCTCAGTGAAACACAAGCTAAAGAAGTGGAAAGCGACAAAACAACGGTGAACGTCGTAAACGACAAGAGGAAGAGCGAAAAGCGTTCAAAGAAAGGCAAAGGTTGCCGACGAGAGCGACACAGCGGGTCACGCAGCGGGTCACACAAGGAGTCACGCAAGTTCGATGAAGCAACAAAATGCAGAAATTGTGGCGGCACCTATCCTCACAAGGACTCGTGTCCTGCTAGAAGTAAGAAGTGCACCTCATGTGGCAAGCTTAATCATTTTGCTAAAGTTTGTAGGACAGTTCCACCCGATTCAGTGAAACGCGTGACGGAAGAAGAAGGCACAGATGATGATGACTACGTCTACGCAATAGGAGAGAAGAAACAACCCATGTGCAGATTGGAAATCGACGGAGAATATCTAGAAATGATGCTGGATTCTGGAGCTTCGGTTAATCTCATCGACGAAGTCACATACAAGAGAATTTACAAAGGCAAAGCAAAAACTCTAGAACAAGCCAAACGGCGAATTTTCTCCTATGGATCACCCACACCCCTACCCCTGCTAGGAACAATTCAGGCCGAAATAACTGCAAAATCAAGCAACACATCGGCAACCCTACACGTTGTTAAAGGCAGTTCAGGAAACCTCCTAGGATATGACACTGCACAAAGGCTAGGACTCCTAAAAATGTTAACCAAGTCGGAACCGACAAGACTAGTCCCCAGTACCTCGTGA